The Prunus persica cultivar Lovell chromosome G7, Prunus_persica_NCBIv2, whole genome shotgun sequence genome has a segment encoding these proteins:
- the LOC18771596 gene encoding beta-fructofuranosidase, insoluble isoenzyme 1 — translation MDTLKKFLQVLLLACCCVFVIKNDAVEASHNVYPEFQSLAAVKVNRVHRTAFHFQPPSNWINDPNGPMYFGGLYHLFYQYNPKGAVWGNIVWAHSVSKDLINWEALEPAIYPSKPFDINGCWSGSATILPGNKPIILYTGIDPQNRQVQNYAIPANASDPYLRQWIKPDNNPLVVPDAGMNATAFRDPTTAWWIDGHWKMLVGGRRKHRGVAHLYRSKDFMHWVKAHHPFHSAPHTGMWECPDFYPVPLVGKFGLDTSNFGVDVKHVMKVSLDETRYEYYTIGKYFLEKDRYVPDKALVDGWSGLRYDYGNFYASKSFFDPAKSRRILWGWANESDTSQEDVAKGWAGIQTIPRVVWLSPDRKQLLQWPIEELETLRGQKVELNIQKLKLGDYVEVKGITAAQADVDVLFSIPSLDKAEDFDPSWTSLDAQRLCGLKGSKVQGGLGPFGLLTLASQNLEEFTPVFFRIFKAQGSRHLVLMCSDATSSSLQNNLYKPSFAGFVDIDLTSYKKLSLRSLIDHSVVESFGPGAKTCITSRVYPTLAVNKEAHLFVFNNGTETITVESLTAWSMNAPKQMNA, via the exons ATGGATACTTTAAAAAAGTTCCTTCAAGTTCTTTTACTTGCTtgttgttgtgtttttgtCATAAAAAACGACGCCGTCGAAGCATCACACAACGTTTACCCCGAGTTTCAGTCTCTTGCTGCCGTCAAAGTCAACCGAGTCCACAGAACTGCGTTTCACTTTCAACCTCCAAGCAACTGGATTAACG ACCCTAATG GACCTATGTACTTTGGTGGTCTGTATCACTTGTTCTATCAGTACAATCCCAAAGGTGCGGTTTGGGGCAACATTGTTTGGGCCCATTCAGTGTCCAAGGATCTGATCAATTGGGAAGCTCTTGAGCCTGCAATATACCCGTCCAAGCCCTTTGACATAAATGGATGTTGGTCCGGGTCCGCCACTATTCTCCCCGGCAACAAGCCCATTATCCTCTACACTGGAATCGACCCCCAAAACCGCCAGGTCCAAAACTATGCCATCCCGGCAAACGCATCCGACCCGTACCTCCGCCAATGGATCAAGCCCGATAACAACCCTCTAGTGGTCCCAGATGCCGGTATGAACGCAACCGCATTCCGCGACCCGACAACAGCTTGGTGGATTGATGGGCATTGGAAGATGTTGGTGGGTGGCAGAAGGAAGCATAGAGGAGTGGCCCATTTGTATAGGAGCAAGGACTTCATGCATTGGGTCAAGGCCCATCACCCATTTCACTCGGCTCCCCATACGGGTATGTGGGAATGCCCGGATTTTTACCCGGTTCCATTGGTTGGCAAATTTGGGTTGGACACATCAAATTTTGGTGTGGATGTTAAGCATGTTATGAAAGTGAGCCTTGATGAGACTAGGTATGAATATTACACAAttggaaaatattttcttgagAAAGATAGGTATGTTCCTGATAAAGCCTTGGTGGATGGTTGGTCTGGGTTGAGATATGACTATGGCAACTTTTATGCATCCAAGAGTTTCTTTGATCCTGCAAAGAGTAGGAGAATTTTGTGGGGGTGGGCTAATGAGTCTGATACATCTCAAGAAGATGTTGCTAAGGGATGGGCCGGAATTCAG ACAATACCAAGGGTGGTGTGGCTCAGTCCAGATAGGAAACAATTGTTGCAATGGCCTATTGAAGAACTAGAAACTCTAAGAGGGCAAAAAGTCGAGTTGAACATTCAAAAGCTCAAACTAGGAGATTATGTTGAAGTTAAAGGAATAACTGCGGCTCAG GCCGATGTTGATGTTCTCTTCTCAATCCCTAGCTTGGACAAAGCCGAAGATTTTGACCCTAGCTGGACCAGCCTCGATGCCCAAAGACTTTGTGGCCTAAAGGGTTCAAAAGTTCAAGGTGGCCTCGGGCCTTTTGGACTTTTGACATTAGCATCACAAAACCTAGAGGAATTCACTCCTGTTTTCTTCAGGATTTTTAAAGCTCAAGGCAGCAGGCACCTAGTTCTCATGTGCTCTGATGCAACAAG TTCGTCTTTGCAGAACAACCTGTACAAACCATCATTTGCTGGCTTTGTGGATATAGATTTGACTTCTTACAAGAAGCTTTCCCTCAGGAGTTTG ATTGATCATTCTGTTGTTGAAAGTTTTGGACCTGGAGCAAaaacatgcatcacatctagGGTTTATCCAACTCTAGCAGTTAACAAGGAAGCTCACTTGTTTGTGTTCAACAATGGGACTGAGACTATTACTGTAGAGAGCCTCACTGCATGGAGTATGAATGCTCCTAAACAGATGAACGCATAG